The DNA window CAGGCTGCATCTTTTCGTTGAGTGCCGCCGTCATAAGGAAATGACGGATGTTGACGATAAAGGTATTTAACACAATCAAGACTGGAGCGACTCCAGCTGTAATGAGAGAAAGTGAAATATACTGTGCTGCACCAGCAAAAACAAAAATACTCATCGCCGTGGCTTGTAGTAAAGAAAGCCCAGTAGTCTTTGCTAATAAACCAAAGGTCAATGCAATTGGAAAATAACCAATCGCAATGCTAGTTCCAGCCTTTAATCCAGCAGAAAACTCACGTCCGTTCATTTTTTTCGCTCCCTATGTATAAGTATTTCCTTTTCCAAACTCTTTGAAAGAGTGTAAAGTAATTATAATAGCATAGCACAAAAGCTTTTTAGTTTGGGCTAGTATTTTGAAAAATTAAACAGATTAAAGGACTGAGCTTATGACAGAGTTTTTTTCTATGGAGAATATTGTTGAATTGACCCAGTCCTACCGAGCATTTGGTCCATTAATCGGCTTCTTGTTGCCGTTTATCGAAGCCTTCTTGCCGTTTTTACCATTATTTGTTTTTGTTTTTGCTAATGCCACGGCTTATGGATTATGGTTTGGGTTCTTGCTATCTTGGGGTGGCTCAGTAATTGGCGCTTATGCTGTGTTTTTACTGGTCCGCAAATACGGGCGAGCCCGCTTCATGAATTTTATGACGCGTCATGACAAAGTACAAAAATTGATTCACTGGGTAGAACGCAATGGTTTTGGTCCGTTATTTCTATTGCTTTGCTTACCTTTTACACCATCTGCGCTTGTTAATCTTGTGGCTGGCTTATCCAATATCCGCAAGCATTATTATTTATTGACGGTGATGGCGGGAAAACTTGTTATGGTCTTTACAATTTCTTATGTGGGTTACGATCTGCGTGCGCTTTTTACACAACCAATTAGAACGGCAATTGTGATCGCAGTCATTATTTTATTGTATGTAATCGGTAAAATTCTTGAAAAGCGATTACATAAAAAAGTGGAAGCGGATTTTCGCTTAGCAAAAGAAGAACGCAAAAAACAACAACAGTAAGTCATTCCAAAGGTGGCAATCAAATTTTAATAAACGTATAATGAGAACAAATGTTCTTTTGGGGAGTGGTTATATGTCTTTGCGCATTGTATACGGCAGAGCGGGAGCGGGAAAAACTCGTTTTGTTCAAGAAGAAATAGTAGATGAATTGAAACGACAAGCAGACGGAGAACCGATTTTCCTCATCGTTCCGGATCAGATGTCGTTTTCCACCGAATATCAGCTTGCGGCAGATTACGGCATGAACGGGATGATTCGAGCACAGGCCGTTACTTTTAAACGACTGGCTTGGCGTGTGCTACAAGAAGTTGGAGGCATAAGCAGGAAAGAAGTGGATACTTTCGGATACCGCATGCTCATCCGCAGCTTATTGGAAGATCACCGAGATGATTTTCAATTATTTCGTCGGGCAGCCGGCAAAAGAGGTTTTACCGACCAAATTGAACAACTAGTGAAAGAGTTCGCTCGCTACTGTGTGGATTGTCTAGAATTGGGATCAATCCGTTCTTCATTAACTGAAGCTGGGGCGCCGAGAACGCTGCTCGATAAAGCACAAGACCTCGAACTAATCCTTACCGAGATTGAAAATCGTTTAGGAAAAGTTTTTGTTGATTCTGAAGGTCACTTGGCTTTACTGAGTGAAAAAATTCCATATTCGGATCTAGTGAAATCAGCGACGATCTACATTGATGGATTTGTAACATTTACAGCGAGAGAATACGAAATTCTTTTTGAATTAATGAAACATGCTAAATCGGTGACGATTGCCTTACCGATGGATGAACAAACAGATCCAAACGACGAACAGGCTTTATTTTATCAGTCTGCTAATACGGCCAGACGATTAACTGAACAAGCTGCGAAAGAAGGCATCGAGATTGACCATTCGGTGCATTTGGATTTGTCACGCCGATTTACTAATTCAGAACTTCAACATATTGAACAGCATTTTGACGTGTTTCCAACTCCAACAATTCAAGGATCAGGTCATGTTACGCTAGTCGAGGCCTCAAACAGAAGAGCTGAGATGCATGCGGTGGCACGCGCGATAAGAGACCAAGTAAGAAGTGGGTTTCGTTATAATGAAATTGCCATCCTCTACAGACAGCCTGAAATTTATGATGAACTGATTAATACTATTTTTCCGCAATACGAAATTCCTTATTTTATTAGTCAAAAAAAATCGATGCTCCATCATCCATTGATCGAATTCAGCCGCTCTATTCTTGAAGCAGTTGTCAATAATTATTCCTATGAATCAATTTTTCGGGCAGTTAAGACGGATTTGTTTTTTCCTCAAGGACCTGTCTCCAAATGGAGAGAACGCAGTGATGTGCTGGAGAACTTTGTCATAGCAAATGGGATATACGGAGAGCGTTGGTTTGAGGAAAAGCGCTGGTTTTACAAAAAATACCGTGGACTGGAATTTCATACGTCAATTCAAACAGATGAAGAATTGGCAGCTCAACTAGAGCTTCACGCAGTTCGTGATTTAATCAGAGAACCGATGGCACAGTTAAAAGAACAATTAAAACTTAGTAAAACAGGAAGAGATATAGCGGAATCACTGTTTCTTTTCATAGAAAAAATGAACGTTTACGCCAAAATTCAAGATTTGAGAGAACGCGAAGAACAGGAACATCGTCTATTAGCGGCTACCGAACACGAACAGGCCTGGAACCAGTGGATCGGTGTACTGGATCAGTTTGTGTTGATGTTTGGAGATAAAGAAATCGATTTACCAACAGCGGTGAAAATCTTAGACGAGGGTTTTGAGACGCTAGAATTTTCACGAATTCCGCCTTCATTAGATCAAGTCATGGTATCCAAAATTGATTTAGCGCGTTTGATGGATATCAAATCGGTATTCGTCGTCGGAGCTA is part of the Planococcus kocurii genome and encodes:
- a CDS encoding TVP38/TMEM64 family protein, yielding MENIVELTQSYRAFGPLIGFLLPFIEAFLPFLPLFVFVFANATAYGLWFGFLLSWGGSVIGAYAVFLLVRKYGRARFMNFMTRHDKVQKLIHWVERNGFGPLFLLLCLPFTPSALVNLVAGLSNIRKHYYLLTVMAGKLVMVFTISYVGYDLRALFTQPIRTAIVIAVIILLYVIGKILEKRLHKKVEADFRLAKEERKKQQQ
- the addB gene encoding helicase-exonuclease AddAB subunit AddB, with translation MSLRIVYGRAGAGKTRFVQEEIVDELKRQADGEPIFLIVPDQMSFSTEYQLAADYGMNGMIRAQAVTFKRLAWRVLQEVGGISRKEVDTFGYRMLIRSLLEDHRDDFQLFRRAAGKRGFTDQIEQLVKEFARYCVDCLELGSIRSSLTEAGAPRTLLDKAQDLELILTEIENRLGKVFVDSEGHLALLSEKIPYSDLVKSATIYIDGFVTFTAREYEILFELMKHAKSVTIALPMDEQTDPNDEQALFYQSANTARRLTEQAAKEGIEIDHSVHLDLSRRFTNSELQHIEQHFDVFPTPTIQGSGHVTLVEASNRRAEMHAVARAIRDQVRSGFRYNEIAILYRQPEIYDELINTIFPQYEIPYFISQKKSMLHHPLIEFSRSILEAVVNNYSYESIFRAVKTDLFFPQGPVSKWRERSDVLENFVIANGIYGERWFEEKRWFYKKYRGLEFHTSIQTDEELAAQLELHAVRDLIREPMAQLKEQLKLSKTGRDIAESLFLFIEKMNVYAKIQDLREREEQEHRLLAATEHEQAWNQWIGVLDQFVLMFGDKEIDLPTAVKILDEGFETLEFSRIPPSLDQVMVSKIDLARLMDIKSVFVVGANDGVLPKRIEQDGILTDTDREWFAQIGFELAPTSKMRLMDETYMVYRAFTSASDLLTVSFPIADEEGKALLPSLYIQKLKDMLAIETIPAVIDPEELLNASPLAYISHPRASLAYLTSQIRGGDLSAEWHAVLHYYQEDPFWSSVIHRILAPLKPNTADSLRKNIADPLYGTPISSSVSRVETYYGCPFAHYVAYGLRLEERSQYKLAAPAMGDLFHAAIKWISDEVLRLGVSWSSLTKTQCQNLAKQAIEQLSPYFVNHILISSHRYRYIQHKLEGIIRQTAFMLSKHAKVSGFVPVALEVGFGPKETIPPLEISLKDGRKMNVRGRIDRIDSTEIHGKPYLRVVDYKSSKQGLDLSNVYHGLSLQTFTYLDVALTHADRWLGKEAEPAGVLYFHMHNPMLKLTKLMTAEELEEELAKSFKMNGLVVEDPEVIQAMDDGIDGYSNVIPVRLNKSGAVSASQSKTVMKEDMQAIRRFVRGKHQNAGNGILEGNTSITPYKVKEDTPCQFCSYRSVCQFDPADPQQNYRKLSALSPQQAVELIRKETAADDTEKTD